Sequence from the Phyllobacterium zundukense genome:
CGACGACGCACCTCAACCGCATTGGCAGCGAACTCGCCAAGGACGCGGACGTGCATGCAATTACCGATGTCACCGGCTTCGGCATTCTCGGCCACGCCCTGGAGATGGCAAGGGGATCGAATGTGCGTATCTCGCTGCGCGCGGACGATGTGGCCGTGTTTATTCACGGCGCCGAACTCGCAAAGGAGGGTTTCGTCACCGGCGCCTCGCATCGCAATTGGGCAAGCTATTGTACAGACGTCGTCTTGCCCGGCGATTTCCCGGTATGGCGGCGGCACCTGCTGACCGATCCCCAGACCTCTGGCGGACTGCTCGTATCCTGCAAGGCGGAACGTGCAGCGGACCTGCTCCAGCAGATCACCGTTGCGGGCTATCCTGCAGCCCGGATCATTGGTTCGGTCGAGACGGGCGAGCCTGGATTGCACGTCGTTACCTGACGGATCCGTCTTCAATTTCCCAATCTGAGTGTAAGAGTTTCGCGGCAGGTATCTGGTCCCGCATTCGGAACCAAATCGCTCACCGTCGATTACGCATGCTGAAGGGAAGGGTAAATCAAGGGAGAGAACCCATGAAACGCATGTTTCTCCTAACCGCTGCATTGATGTTTGCGGGAGCCGGCCAGGTGCTGGCACAAGACACGGTCATCGTGGAAGTCCCCCAGCCGGCCAGGGACTATGTGATAGCCAATCCAGCTGAGGACATTATGATCGAGGAGGATCTCGCCATTGGAACCGCGATACCGGAGGATGTCGAGTTGGTGCCGATACCAGACAGCCCTGACTACAGTTATGTTTATGTAAAGAAGCGGCCGGTCATCGTTTCGACGAAAGATCGAAAAGTTGTCTACCTATCCGACTAATTGAAACTTTGCCTATCTGACGAATGGAACAGAAAGCCCGCTACCTTGCGTAGCGGGCTTCGGTATCGAGGTGAGAAGCCCAATGCCGCTTAATCCAACCCTGGAAGATATTGTCATTCGATTGCTGCTGACCGTTGCCGCAGGCGCGATAATCGGGCTAGATCGGGAAGCAAGCGGGCGTGCCGCCGGCTTTCGTACGACGATCCTCGTGGGCCTGGCAGCCTGCGCAGCGATGATACAGGCCAATTTGCTGTTGTCTACGGACGGTAAAGAGCCCGGGTTCTTCGTCAATATCGATGTCCTGCGGCTTCCACTCGGAATTCTGACGGGTGTTGGTTT
This genomic interval carries:
- a CDS encoding DUF1236 domain-containing protein → MKRMFLLTAALMFAGAGQVLAQDTVIVEVPQPARDYVIANPAEDIMIEEDLAIGTAIPEDVELVPIPDSPDYSYVYVKKRPVIVSTKDRKVVYLSD